The Rissa tridactyla isolate bRisTri1 chromosome 1, bRisTri1.patW.cur.20221130, whole genome shotgun sequence DNA segment CGGTAACTACTTTCCACACACGAAGGGATGATACTCTTATGCCAGTCAAGATAGCAGCCTAAAGCTGTCGCCCAGTCCCCTGCGTGGTTCTATCCATCTGTCCTTGGCTTTCCACCTGTGCAGCGCCCTGGAGCTGGTCCCTAGCATCCCGTAGTCAAACTGGGGTTGTGTGTCATGGCTGGCCCGGCCATAGCAACCATCGCCACCTGGGGCCTGCATCTTGAGGAAGCATATGGAGACGAGCCCAAGGCTGCACCCTCCATCAGTCTTTAGGCTGTGGGAGATCACAGCAAGGTCAAGATCATAGCTCTGCTTTGGCAGCCTCTGTGTTTCAGCACTTCtaattctttttcccctctctttcctcccctaGAAAAGCATTCTCATTTCTTGTCCTCACGAAAATGTGTCCACAAAGTTCCTGGCCCCGTACACCACTTTTTGTAGAATTCATCAGAAAAGTGTAAGTAACCTTGTGAAGTGAGTGGAAAATTACTGAAAGTGACCATGAACTTTCACAACTTGTTTCTGACTGTTGCGTGCCTGTTCTGAGGGGTGGCCTGCAGCATGACTTTGTGTGTGAACTAGATAATAAAACATACCAGATTGTAGAAACCCAGGAAACTTGGTTATGGTTAAGTTTACCCCCCAGAATCTAAAATTCTGTAGACTGTTTTCTTGCAAGTGATCTAATTTCTGCTCACTTCAGGCCATGACAGATCCTCCTGTAAAAGAATAAGATGTGTGAAGTAGTGTATGAAAAACCAAGATAAAAATAAGAGGTTCCAGGCACTGAGCTCTTCGTCTCTGACCGGTTCAAATCTATCCCTGGTTTATAGTGTCTGTTTGCTGCCATGTAATGAAGTTGTCTGTTTTTGATATTTGCCATATGAGTTTCTGTTTCCGGGGCTGGGAATTGAACGTTGCATAAACTCATCTTGACCTGGTGGGATTTCAGAGACCAACAAGGCCCagcttgtctttaaaaaaataaataaattgcattaacTTCTCACTTATTTAAAAGCAGTCCTGCTCATTTGTCTGAATAATATTCTTTCTTATTGCATCCCATCAATCTGGGGGTGCAAGAAGTACGGCTCCTCACTGAACAGTGATACAGAAAGGCTGACTCTGAcctgaaatttcatttcttcGGTGAAAAGAACTTGGCTCTACTGGAAAGTAGTCTGAGCTTTGGCTGAACACTTAACCCTACGGAGAAACGATCCCAGAGACAAGGGAGTGTGTAGCCTGCAGGTACAACCGGCTGCCCTAAAGGGAGTCCCCTGAACGCTCCTAGAAATGTTTTAGAACCCTTGTCTCATGATTTATTGCATAAATTGTTGTGATAAACCCAGCTGAAAACGCTGAAAAGTTGAAAAGCCAGTCCCTATTAACGAAGCTCAAAAGCGGTATAAATCAAGGTGCGTTTTGACATAAAGGCAGTTCCGCATCTCTACAGCTGTTTTAAGAGGAGCTTGGCAGTAAGGCAGCTCCGGAGACAGAGGTGAATCACTTCTCTGAGCTTTGTGCTGCTTAAGAGTCCGCAGCTGCCTTTTTGTGTGATAAATGGAATCAACATTCAAAGCACAGCAAAATGGAAATGCAGGCGTAAGTGTTTAGTCTGCTGTCAAATGGGTGTGATGGGTTACAGCTGCACTGCAGATCTCTCCTCTGGAAAGCAGCTGAAGCAATATCTATTAGTATGTAGATGAGTTTAAAGCCGGTGTGGACCAAGCTCCAGTTATCCTTTTTACCTGCTGCCTCTTCTTCTTCTGAGCACTCATGCTTGGCCTTGCCTGTTTACATATCCCTGCTGAAAGTTTGAAGATATGTCAAATGTCAGTGAGGCTTTTCATTCCTGCTTGAATGACCTTcacaggcttttatttttaaaatagagagcAAATTTCCACAGATTGGTTTGTTGTATAAAATGCCCCTCATGTTACCAATGTATTTCTCACATTACCAATATGGAAGTAAATGCAGTTAATAACTGTTGTAACGACTAAACCATTACCTTGTGCTCTtatttaaatattcttatttagATCTTCTGTCTTCCtggatattagcaaaaatttttacactgaaagggttatcaagcattggaacagaccaCCCAGGCAggtggttgagccaccatccctggaggtatttaaaagatgggcagacatagtgcttagagatatggtttagtggtgggttttgtcagtgttgggttgatggttagGCTAGATGATCTGAGAAGTCCTTTCCAGCTAGGCAATTTTATGAAATCCTGTTTTAAttcccaattttttttcaagtggaggTTGAGTGTTGATACTGCACCGTGTTAAAATTAGCTGTGACTTGAGCTGTCAGAGCTTTTCAGGAGGGCGGTTTAGTCCGAGTCTTGCTTGGATAGGAGAACTTACGACTGAAGTTAGGCATATCATGTCCCCACAAGCCCTGGCTGATGCATGTGCAGCAATAGGATGCCATAGGATGTCCTCCTTAACATCTGGAAACAGCTGGAGATTGATGCAGTTCTGTTATGTACTTGGCCTGCCTGAGGGCATCATCCTTAAATCTCAGGCTGTCGTCTTTCTTGGCAAAGTCTACTTGTATCTTTGCATTTCCCTGCGGAAATGGTAGTAAATCCAACTGTCTCTTCAGGCTGGCCGCTAGTTAAAGCTGAGCGCCTGTGAGAGGATGGACAAAGCCCAGTCCTGTTTGAGAATAGTTAATTGGTCAGAAAAGCAGCTAATCTGAAGGCTGGGATGAAGGTGAGCAGCCTCATCCCTTACATACCTGACCAGGTGGTTGGGACCTGCAAGCGCACCGAAAGACTGTGCAGGTTAAGACCAGAAACCTGTGCTTCGTCGTGGTGGGATTGGAATGGCGACGGAAGTGTGATCTGCAGTTCTCATCGTGGATCTGCATTTGTCATTTCTGTCAGTGGATTTTACCACTGTAGTATTTTCTTCTAATTCATGGAGTGCAAAAGCAATTATTAGGAAGCTTTTGGAGGTGATACAGTATGACTCCAGTATTCAAATCTTGCAAGACGAGACAGCTATTCCACTATGTAGTTGtgatagttttggggtttttttgcaggataCAACACTGATGTTAACCTTTGCTCTAACAAAATCTATATAATTGTTTTTTCAGCCTGTATAGTGTTGCTGCAATCCGTATTGGAAATACCTCTGTCACTTGGAAGATGTAGTCGTTTCTTTCAAGGCTAGAATACGTGTTATCTTATTCCATGCACAACTAAAATGCATCTGCCTTTCCCGAATGGCAGCAATAATGTCTGGCACCATGGGAAAAGCTGCCCTTTTACAAGAATACAAGCTCAACAGCTGCTCTTTTTCAAAAGTATTCGGCTCTCCCCGTGTTTCTGCGAAGCCAGCAGTTGTTAATACCTTAGCGTGACAGGCCGTGTGAGGAGTTAGCCTGCCTGCATAAGGAGCTAGTCTTGAGTCAGAGTTTCAGGAAAATTTAGGCTGTACTGTTGGCTTCCTAAATATCTCAACGTCTTGTGGGCTTGTGAGCGCTCTCAAGCTGGCCAGTTAGCTCAATTTCTTATCTGTGTATTGGAGTTGCCAGAAAAATCCGGATTTCTGCTTCACCTGGGGTAAGCCTGAAATACAGCCGCTGTCTGTGCAGGCTTCTGACTCAGcgtttctttttctccctgctttgcaGATCTCTGCAGAGTCACAGGCAGAGAATAACAATTTCTTGGTCAAATTTGGTGGCAGTTATAATAAGAAGACTGGGGTGCTTCGTGCCAGGTTCCAGTCATTCATCTGAGCTGTGGCTGCGGGTCAGCCCACATCAGCTTGCTCTTGAAGGAGGAATGCAGCAGTCTGTGTAAACAGATAAATTGAGGAGAATTACTTTCTCTGCTGCCCTTGTCCTCTAGAAAAAGCCTGCTCTTTGGGATCCACTTGTTTTTTGATTTCTTAAGGGCTTAATTAATATCTCATAAAACATATAGAGAGAGTGAGGTGAGAAAGCCTGTGAAGCCCTTGCTTAAATGTTAGGATATTATCAGGCTAAAACTGTTTAGCTAGGAGTATGGAAGCTCTTTTGGGTGTTTTAAATTAGTCCAGCAGTATGCCTTGGGGAGACAATAGCGCTGAGTGATGTACTTAGCCCGTCTCCCCTAGTACAGAGTTAGTCTCTTGAGCAGAAATACTTATATACAGGGTCATACAAAGCTCATGTTTGGTGTTCTTTATGCTTCTGCAGATTACCTGTCTTGATATTTCCAGTGGTGGAGGGCTTGGCATATCTACCAGCACAGATGGGACCATGAAAATCTGGCAGGCTGCGAACGGAGAAATAAGAGTAAGAGCGTCTGGCTTTGTTGTGTGTTGTCTGTGACATTACTGAAGTCACTCGGCCGTGACTGTGGTTAGGCTATCCACACTCTGTGGTCTAGGGCAGGCAAGAATCTGGATTTTGATTGAAAACCTAATTGAAATTTGACATCCTGGAGGTTTTAAGTCAAATCTGTTGGAAAGCATGACTTTTCCCAAGGGAAATGATGCTCAGCAATCCGGAGAGGAGTCCCAGGGTGAAAATGAGAGTGGGTACTTAGGAATGACAGCAGGGATGGCAGCTAGAACGCAGAAGGTAACTGACAGCTCCTAATCTGTGTGGTACAAGCACTGAATTTCTTCTGCAGTAGggaagagatgaggaaaaggaCTCTTGCCTGTGATGTATTAACCACAGTATGTCTAGCTGCCTTCCCAGTTAAGGTGTTTCTTGGGGAGCTTGACCTGTCAGCTGCTTGTTTGGCAGAGGATAAAGACATTTAACctgctattaaaaacaaatgtgGTATTCTTTGCTATGTAATTAGCTATTCAAATGGCAGAAGGAGGCACAAATTGTACCTGCTAGCTCTCAAACTCAGAGAAATCCATTGCAGGAATGCGAATTCAGAGGATTTGAGCTTAATCCTCTGCCTGCATGGGAAGTTTTCCAGCGTCACCCCAAGTTTTCCAGCGTCATAGCTCAAAAATTGCTCGGCGTAAGGGTTCTAACAATGGAACTAGCACGTAGTTCTTTGTTTTTCCAGAGACAATTGGAAGGCCATGTGTATGATGTGAATTGTTGCAGGTTTTTCCCATCGGGCCTCGTGGTTCTGAGTGGGGGAATGGATGCCCAGCTAAAGATCTGGTCAGCAGAAGATGCCAGCTGCGTAGTAACATTTAAAGGTCACAAAGGAGGTACAGAGTACTTAGCCTTTAAAATGCTTGATCGGCCATGTGTATAATTGCCTTGCGTCTGAGGGCTAATGTTCAGTCATCAGCCTGCTGCACTTTGTGCTGTGCATTTGTATTAGATGTCTGGAGTATCTTTTCCAAGCTCCCAGAACTTGAATAAAAAGATAGGTCGTAGTTGTATTAGGCAGATGAAATTATTTCTCTCACTGACCTGTGTTTTCTTCATTAATTAAGGTTAAAAGAGGGAGGATGCAGTCCGTTAGCCTGTTGTGAGTGCCAGAGGTGGAGGCAGAGGACATTCTGCTCCTCCAAGGCAGTCTTAGCTCTCCAGAGCTCTGACTTGCATTCAGTAGGTTTGCTGCCTGCACTGGGAATGCAGCCTGCTCGCACCCAGATTATCCTGCTCACCTTCAGTTGCTCCAcagcctcttcctttttttttttttttttttttcccttctttccttgaCCAGTAAAGCATATAGCAGTTTATTATGGACTTGCAGAACTCGGGCAGGCAGTTACCTGCCTCGAGGACACATGCTGTTGAAAGTAAGGCACAGCAAGAGCAGCTGCAAGGATACTTAAGTGATTATTTCTTAAGAAGGGTTGCAATAATTTAAGGTCCCtcctaacccgaaccattctgattctataaTAAGCTTGTTCACCCTTATACTGAGGCCAGATgttcccctctgcccctgctgaTTGTCTTGCTGCTGAAAATGAGAGTAAATTCTTCACCCTCAGTGTGTCCTCAACATAGAGGATGCACTGGCCACCTTATGTGGTGAGCTGAATGCTGTTCCTTGTCGTCAGGGTCCACACTACAAACTCCTCCAATTGACAGTTAGTCCCAGAGAAGAACTACAAGGGATGGAAAATGAGCTGCTCGGAAAGGTTCCTGAGAGCTGTGATCGAAGCAATTTCTGGACAGAGCCTCTGTTAATCTCTGGAAAGAAGATTTCGTTGCCAGAACCCCTTGTTTGGAAGCAGTGTGGATTTATACGTAATGCTTAAGCAAGCTGCCATTTTACTCCTGTTTACACCCTCCCCAGAGCACAGTGGCCGGTAGTGCTGTCTTGTCATGGCAGGCGGTTGCTTCCTAAGGGATGCCAACTTGAATGCTTGGGTGATCGTGAGCAAGTCCAAGTGAGTTTTGCATTTGTGTGGAGATCAGATGCCCAAAACCCTCCTCCAAATTTTCTCCTCTTTGAGCAACTAACTGCTCTGTACAGGCTCCTGTTTTTCCCTGTCTCACAAGGTGCAAGGCTTTATTGAAAAGGTTAATAAGCCCTGTGGCTGGCTGCCCGAAACTTGATTAACTTAAAATTTGTCTGGCACTGAACCTGCCGTTGTTATCACGTGATGTGTTTGTGTGGACTCAAAGTACTTTGCCGCAAATGTCCCGTAAACAAAACGTGGCAGGCGGTGTAACAGAGCTTTGGTCAGAACGATGCTGGCTGGCTCCTAAAGGCTCTGAAGCTGACTTTATTCACTGCTTATAACTCCAGCCCAAACTGCTGCCGTCAGTTTGCTTGGCTTGCCCCTGTCATTTGagcttgttattttttaatgactgCTTCTGTAGGGAAAGCATCAATTAAATCTTCTAACCGTCTGGCTgttcccttccaaaaaaaaaccccactgcatcATTTTTTCAGGTCTAGACTCAACATCACAGTGAAATGAAGTATTTAGGGGACGTTAGCACCTGCAAAGACTGCTCTTTTGATGTTGCTGTAGCTGGATAACGTGGATGCTGCTTGCCCCACACAGCTTTGGGGATTATCCAGAGCTGGACTTGTCAAAGTTCTATGAGTGCTGGGCCAGACTGTTTTCTGCCCAAGTTAGAGGTTAATTTTGGAGGTGGAAACTTGGCAGCAGCTGCGGTATCAGTTCAGTCTGAGGCGTTGCTGGTCATTTTATTGGTAATATCTTACCTTTGTGCCAGGTGGTGGCTCCTGCTCTGTAGGgtttgctgggagctgctgccttcctcATACACCCCTTTCTAGATGCTGCCCCACGTTGCACCCCACACAGTTTGACCGTGTGACTGGTGGCAGTCTGGGGACAGTGGCTTGGGGCTTGTAGTTGGGTTTGCCTTGGGAAATGAGGTGCTTTGTCTACCTGCCTTCTGTGCCGTCTGTTTGAACACAGCCTTTGCCTTGATGTAGGTATTTTGGACACTGCCATTGTGGATCGTGGAAGAAATGTCCTTTCCTGCTCTAGAGACGGCACTGCCCGCCTCTGGGACTGTGGAAAATCCGCCTGTCTGGGTGTCATCGCTGACTGCGGCTCTCCGGTCAACGGCATCGCTGTGGGCGCTGCTGACAACTCACTGAACCTGGGCACGCCTGAAAAAGCTCCTAGTAAGGATCTTTCCCTTAAAATTCATCTTCATTCCCCTGTCCTAAAGTACTTAGGTCTGTCACAAATAATCCTGAGTGCATGGCATGCTGCTGTGTGCCCTTATACCACCTAGGGAAGGGAACTAGGGTCACCAGAAGAGACCACTCCAGTCCTGCAGAAGAACTGAGCCTTACCCAGCAGTTTAAAACTGGGATCTCTTTGGTTACTGGCCTGCCTTGCTGCATCTGGTCTCTTAGCGTATGGAGGAATGCTGTTACAGGTTCAGCAGGGGTGATCCAAACTGTCACGTTTTGGTACCATCAAGACTCGTTGCGTATCTGCTGCTGGAATTAACTGTTGTCCTTTTGTCAGGTGAACGTGAAGTTGGGACAGAAGGGAAAATCCTGCTGCTGGCTCGAGAAGACAAGAAGCTTCAAGGAGTGGgactgcagagcaggcagccgGTAAGGAGGCTGGGGCTATCAGAAGTACTTGCCTGGGAGAGCGCTCTGAGATGCTGATATAAAATTGGTTCCGAGGCAtcagtcccttctgctgcagcagctcctcagtTTGTAAGCTGCCATTCACATGGCTGTGCAGAGTACCGGGCTGAGGAATTGAGCCAGGTTAAAACTAACCTAGATGGGTGAACTGGTTAGTGTCAATCCCGTTCCATTCCCCTGATAAGGTTCATCATGTGGCGCAGAAAGGGACAGCCAGGCTGGCGGCAGGGGAGGGCTGATCTGTCTGGCCTTTGGCTGAGGTTCTACACTGCGGTGTTCTCCCCGCTACGTATTCCATGGCGGAGAAACTAAAACCTAGTACAATAAAGGgatgttttctctccttcctaCTGGCCAGATTTTTATGTGGGGGTTTGAGGAGTAAGAATTGCTCACTAATTTAACCCAGGTATGGGGAAGAGTATTTAAACGGTGGCCAGTAGATGTCATCGTGAATGCAGGAACTGCAGGCAGTCTCATGCAGCCAAGGTGGAAAGTTACTGTTTGTTCTGGCAGGTGTTTTACATAATGTGTGAAGGGAACCACAGGTGGTTGCCTGTCCATCTCCCTCCTCTTGGCAAAGGGAGATGAGAGTTGGTAAATCTCAGGTAATGAAGTTCTTATCAGGACCATCCTGGACTGTAGGACAGGAGCTCCTGATGACGTAGCAGATTGAACTGCTTGTGGTGTTTGTGGCGAGTAAAATTTGGGTGGAACAGATAATGCTCACCAAGGCTGGTCAGTGAGATGGCAAGGGCTCACCTGGAAAAAGCTCACAGCCTCTGTAGCAATGACGGTGGCTCTTGGAGGAAGGAGTGGCCTGTGCCAGCCTGCCATGCAGATCTGGTCTCGCTGCTCCGTGGGTGTCTGAAGATTAATCTGAGCTCAGCGTTGGTTTGTCTGGCACTGTGTGGCACACGCTTTCTCCAAAGAAGACCCAGGAGCGTTCACTGATTGCACTGTCTCTGCTGACTTGGCAAGACTGATCCTGGAGCGCTGTTCTCCCGCATGTCTAGGAGCAGAGCTGAGGGATTATTAACCTAGCTCTGGGTTTGCTGGAAGAGAATTTACTGACTTAGAAATAAGTTATTGCTTCCTTCTCCTGGGTGTCCTGTGTCCTCATCTGAGAGTGTCTGACACTTGCGTTTGTTCCTGTATTCTCAGGTGTTCCTTTTTGTGGGATCCGATGCCTTCAACTGCTGCGCATTCCTCTCGAGTACCTATATCCTAGCGGGGACCCAGGATGGGAACATATATCAGCTGGATGTGAGAAACACAAAGTGAGTGAGTGCCTGGGCCTGCAAGTAGTTGAACGGCAACTAATTTTCTGGCTGGGAAAGAGAGCCAGGTTGAGGGTGCTCGCAGGCAATGCCCCTTCGAAAGGATGGATACAGCCCAAGCCGTGGCATCATGAGCTTCTGAGCCTCTTGCAGCTGTCTCTTTCACTTggggagccctggggagggaggatacTTTGCACAGGTTGGTGATCTAATGGGATGTTCTCTGGCAAGTGCCTCCTCAAAGATTATGGGCTCTGTGCAAGTTTCTTTAGttacagaaaagcttttcagcCTTGATCTGTGACCAGGGCTGCTCTTGGCGTAGCCTTACCTTGTAGATTGTTgctttttatgtgtgtatatataaaaaattatgttCATATACTGTGCATATTATGTTATATATGAATATCTGTGTAATTATGTATAGTCTGTGTACCTATATATGTAGACAGATTTAACAGAAAACATTCCTGCCACCAAAAGCACagccctttcctctccttccctggtgAGACTTAAGTGTCTTTGTAGGATCCTGGCATTCACCCTTATCCTCATTCCAGCGCAGGACTGGAACTGAGCTGTCACTGAGGGCAAGAACTGCTCTAAGTTGTTTTTTATTAGTGTCAAAGGCGAGCTCTGAGCAGGGAAGCATCCAGATGGTGCTTTTGGgtgggggctggaggagctggcacCAAAGTCAGAAGAGTCTTTTGTGCTGGGTGAGCTCCAAGCTTTTGTCTGTGCCTTGGCAAGGATAATCCCTGTGTATAATCCATGGAGATGTGCTGATGTTCACCTGCTAGCTACTCCCATTGCCATCCTTTGGTAACATCTGCAGGGAAACTAGTGCTGAGCTCTGTCTTCTTCTAGAGGACAGACACTCTTTGCTAACCACTGATAAAGTCCCCATGTCCTGTATGTTCTCCTCATGTGTCTTTTAACCATGATCTCACATTCTTCTTTCAGTATTTGCACATTGGAATGGGCTCTTCACTGTAGACTGTAATACTCATCCCttgtttctgctcctttttctaGTTCTCCGATCCAGGTCATCCATAGATCAGGAGCACCAGTGCTTTCTCTGCTCCCATACCGAGACGGATTTATTGCCAGCCAAGGTAACTCAAGTGCTGTGTTGTGCCAGTAGAAATTGTATAATCGAATCGAGGAGTTTTGTGCTCTTTGGGTATTGCCCTCTTACATATAACCACCGGCTGGCTGGGCAGTGTCCATGGCAAACGGGCGTAGTAGGAGCTGTATTATACGGTTGCGTTTTgccttgtgatttttatttttttttcctcctgtgttccTCTAAGTTGCCTCTCAGTGATTAGAGCCTCTTCCCATTTCTCTGACATCCTCACCACACTTTTCCCTCTTCCTGGGTGTGCCATACCCTGCGATCAGGTGTTTCTGATGGGCCTGTTAGAGCTCTTTGTAATTAAGAGCATGGCTTATTTCACTAACTGGCCGATGTTCCTTCCTTACTTGGTATCTCTTCTGCTCATGTAGGTGATGGAACCTGCTTTATCGTTCAGCAAGACCTTGATTATGTCCTTGACCTCACAGAAGCTGACTGCGACCCTGTGTACAAGGTAAGGAATACGTTGTATCTCCCCAGATAAAGCGCGTAGGGAAAGGTGATGCCTTTATCTTGGGATTTGTCAGCCTGCACAACAGGTTCCTTCACACAGTTGACttttaagcttattttttttcctacctgaaTAATCTTAATATTTTGCATAAACAAATCCTCTGTGGTACAGGCTGGTGTTATCTCTGTCGTGCAGGAGCAAAAATGAAGCAGCGGAGTAGCTCGGTTGTTGGAGTAGCTCTGGCAGAActgtgtttctgtaaaaaaaaaaaaaaaaaaaaaaaaaaaaaaagtgtgaattaATTGTGTTGGAAGATCATCAGGGTAAAAGCAGCAGCTGGCTGCCTGTCTTCTCTTGTCCCCTGGTGACTTGAGACCAGCAAGTGGGTCTTGCTGTTGTGTTTCCAGATGTCCCGCTGTGCTTGCACGGGTCAGGGAGAGTGCCCTGGCTTCCCTGGGTTCCCAACCTGGTAGCGCTGGTGGAAATCTCCTCTTGTTTTTAACCCGTTCCAGCTCTGCGGTCCGGTTCCCCCTCTCCTAGTCAACACACACATTCTAAGATAACACTCAACCTTGCATGAAGGCCGAGATTTGAGCCATACAACTCATTGGCGTGAGCAAAACACGAGAAAATTCTGAGGAAAGTTATTTTCCCTGTCGGATCTGGCAGAAGAACCCTTATGTGAGCCCTTAACCTGCTCCTGGTGAAACCTTGAATTGTCCCTTAAAACCTGCGAATGCCGTTTCAGGGGATGctcacctcctcttccctctgtGAAAGTCCAAAAGGAAAACTGATCTCTGAGAATTTTACTTCTAACTGTCACTTGGGGTTGTTACTGTGCttaaatactgatattttttccccctcctctttttcagGTCGCTTCGTGGGAGAAGCAAATTTACACGTGCTGCAGAGACGGGATAGTGAGGAGATACCAACTTTCTGACCTTTAAGTGTTTGGATCAGCCGAATATAGTGGAGAAATGTGTCAAAATAGCTCTTCCAAGCTTATTTTCCTGTACAGGGTGTTTGAGATGTGTATATAGAATTTCTGAGGCTGTTGTGATGGCC contains these protein-coding regions:
- the PAAF1 gene encoding proteasomal ATPase-associated factor 1 isoform X2, which produces MAATLRIQSDWSQALRRDEGEAWLSCRSPGKPTLYGSLTRRGLSTEGVPDIAASEGFVVGEVTKITCLDISSGGGLGISTSTDGTMKIWQAANGEIRRQLEGHVYDVNCCRFFPSGLVVLSGGMDAQLKIWSAEDASCVVTFKGHKGGILDTAIVDRGRNVLSCSRDGTARLWDCGKSACLGVIADCGSPVNGIAVGAADNSLNLGTPEKAPSEREVGTEGKILLLAREDKKLQGVGLQSRQPVFLFVGSDAFNCCAFLSSTYILAGTQDGNIYQLDVRNTNSPIQVIHRSGAPVLSLLPYRDGFIASQGDGTCFIVQQDLDYVLDLTEADCDPVYKVASWEKQIYTCCRDGIVRRYQLSDL
- the PAAF1 gene encoding proteasomal ATPase-associated factor 1 isoform X3, producing the protein MKIWQAANGEIRRQLEGHVYDVNCCRFFPSGLVVLSGGMDAQLKIWSAEDASCVVTFKGHKGGILDTAIVDRGRNVLSCSRDGTARLWDCGKSACLGVIADCGSPVNGIAVGAADNSLNLGTPEKAPSEREVGTEGKILLLAREDKKLQGVGLQSRQPVFLFVGSDAFNCCAFLSSTYILAGTQDGNIYQLDVRNTNSPIQVIHRSGAPVLSLLPYRDGFIASQGDGTCFIVQQDLDYVLDLTEADCDPVYKVASWEKQIYTCCRDGIVRRYQLSDL
- the PAAF1 gene encoding proteasomal ATPase-associated factor 1 isoform X1, encoding MAATLRIQSDWSQALRRDEGEAWLSCRSPGKPTLYGSLTRRGLSTEGVPDIAASEGFVVGEVTKKSILISCPHENVSTKFLAPYTTFCRIHQKSITCLDISSGGGLGISTSTDGTMKIWQAANGEIRRQLEGHVYDVNCCRFFPSGLVVLSGGMDAQLKIWSAEDASCVVTFKGHKGGILDTAIVDRGRNVLSCSRDGTARLWDCGKSACLGVIADCGSPVNGIAVGAADNSLNLGTPEKAPSEREVGTEGKILLLAREDKKLQGVGLQSRQPVFLFVGSDAFNCCAFLSSTYILAGTQDGNIYQLDVRNTNSPIQVIHRSGAPVLSLLPYRDGFIASQGDGTCFIVQQDLDYVLDLTEADCDPVYKVASWEKQIYTCCRDGIVRRYQLSDL